The genomic window TTCTTCTCGGAGCGGCCCTCGCCGTCGGCCAGTTCCTCGCAGAGTTCCGAGTACGCGAAGACGTACGCCTCGTAGACGTCGGGGTCGACGTCGAACACATCGGCCATCGCCTCGTAGGCCCGCCGGTGGCGGTCAGGCAGGCTCTCTCGACTGCGGCGGGCGTACTCGAGCAGCGGTTCGAGGTCGACTCCCTGCTCGTCGACGATCGACTCGAGTTCGTCGATCGCCCACTCGACGGCCTCGCGTTCGGTCTCGGCGCGGCGCCGAGCGTGGTCTGCGAAGGAGTCGACGCCGGCGATCGAGTCGTCGTACGCAATGGTGTCGACGGCCGTATCGTCCATATGAGGAAGAGGGGGCTCGAGGGGGTTGTATCGCCGGCCTGAATTAGTACACGGCAAGAGTGTGCACCCACCGCGAGCGAACGAAGTGAGCGAGCGGGCCGACGAGCGACCAAGACGCGGCGCGAAGTGTCTTTCGTCATCAAGCGAGAGCTTCGCTCTCGCGGACCTCGCGAATCTCCGATTCGCTCAGTCACGGACGACGCTACACGTCTTCCGAACGACAGCGCAAAAGTTCGGTATAAGGGTGTACGCGTGTCGGCAGCGGGGATGGCGATCGTCGCGCGTGGCGATGATCGAATTGTGTTCCCCCCGATCCCCACTGTGATGCCGTCGACCGGCACTGCCGACGTTCTATTTAACGTTAGTGGCCGGCATTAGTGTATCGGAAACATTCAACTGTTCTTGCACGTAGCGATTGATCACCTGAGTCCCCCACTAATGCGAAGCCGACGCCGCCTGCTGACGATGGTCGCTCTCGTCGGTACCGCCGGTTGTCTCGAACCGCCGGTGACCGGGTCGCCGCCGTCCCGTCCGCGGGCAGTTTCGAGTTCGCCTTCCGAACGGTCGACGGTGCCGAACTGGTCCGGATCACGGCGACGAACGTCAGCGGTGATCCGTCGGGTCTCAGGGTTCGGATCGGCGATACGGTCGCCTACACCGACGGGGGATATGGCGAGTCGTACACCGCCAGCCGCGAGTACGTCGACGAGTGGGACGACGGGATCGACTCGAGCGACGGTCTCGAGTTGACGACCGGTGACGCGCTCCCCGAAAACGAGCGGCTAGTTATCGAGGTCGAACGCGACGAGAGCGACGAGTACGTCACCATCGGGGAGACACGGATTTGACAGCCTTCGCTCGGTCTCAGTCTCGAATCAGCGTCCGGTAAATCACCCTCGGCATAGTCTAGCTGTCGCTCACGGATCGGTCGCGACAGCAAGCGGGCGGGAGGGGATTTGAACCACGGGGAGAGCAAAGCTCTCATCTCGTTCAAATCCACGTGTTGGTTCACTCATCGCTCCGCGACTCGTTGCACGGGCGCGATGGGATTTGAACCACGGTCGGAGCAAAGCTCCTCCCTGATTCCAATCCCACGTGCCGGTTCGCTCGTCACTTCGTTCCTCGCTGTACGGGCGCGATGGGATTTGAACCCACGACCGTCGGATTAGAAGTCCGACGCTCTTTCCGGACTGAGCTACGCGCCCTCGAGTAGGAGTCCATGTCGGATCGGTATAAGCGGTGTGGATTTCCCACAGCTACCCGTGGAACCGATACAGCGAGGTCACGACGGGCGGCCGATTGACCAGCCGGATCGCTACCGGGAGACCGACCTCACGAGGTCAGTGTCGTCCGAGGCGACCGCGAAAAAGCCGTGCGACGTCGACCGTCTCCCGTTCCCGACGGCGAGTGCTAGGAGCCGGCGGTGCCCTCCGCGTCCGAACCGTTGTCCTCGGTACTATCGTCGTCGAGAAACGGATTGTCCGATTCGGTCTCGCCGTCGGTGGACTCGTTTTCGGCGTCCTCGGAGTCGTTCTCGTCCGCGCCCGGGCCGGACAGTTCGTCCTCGGTGTCGGAGTCGTTCCCGCCCGCGCCCGGTTCGGCGCTGCCGTTCTCGCCAGCGCCGGGCTCGTCGCCCGTCTCGTTCTCCCCGGGCTCGCTCTCGTTGCCGGGATCGCCGTCGCCGCCGTCGGATTCGTTCCCCTCGGACCCTCCGTCGCTGCAGCCGGCGAGCGCGGCGATCGAACCGACACCGACTACCTTCGCGAACCGTCGTCGGTCGAGTTTCGAAGCTGTCATAGCGTGCAGTCGGCGGCGACGATCGACCACTAAATAATAGCGACAGTCGGTTCCGATTGTTAGTCCGGATTCGGTCGAATTATCCGACGTAAACTCGAGCCGAGCGAACGGTTGTGCGCGTCGCCGTCGTTCCGTTCCACACAAGCGGGAAGGGTGCGAGCGCTACGCGACGGCTAAGCGTTCGGTCGCGAGCGCCGGCTCGAGGGCGACGATTCGCTCCGGAGTGGGCCGCGTCGCACTCCGCGATCGAGTCGGGAACCCGAGTCCTACTGACGTTTCGCTGGCTGCAACCCGACCGTTTCGTCCGCCGCAAGCGCGCTCGAGTCGAGCGACGAACAACAGCGCTTATACACGTCTCGCCGGTACGATCCGTCGATGCACGTCATCGGAACGGTGGGACTGCCCGGCAGCGGGAAGGGCGAGGCCGCGACCGTCGCGCGCGAACACGGCATCCCGGTGGTGACGATGGGCGACGTCGTCCGCCAGGAGACGGCCGACCGGGGGCTCGACCCGACGAAGGATCACGGCAAGGTCGCGCAGGCGCTGCGCGACGAGAACGGGCCGACCGCGATCGCCGAGCGGTCGCTGCCGATGATCGAGGACCGCCTCGAGGACCACGACACCGTCCTCGTGGACGGCATCCGATCGGACACGGAAGTGGACATCTTCGAAGAGCGGTTCGGCGAGGCGTTCACGCTGGTCAGCATCGAGGCCCCCTTCGAGGTCCGGGCCGAGCGGATCGACGCCCGCGGCCGGGACGCCAGCGAGGACGACGGCGGCGAGGGGCTGGCCGCCCGCGACGAGCGCGAGCGCGGCTTCGGGATGGACGACGCGATGGACCGCGCCGACGTCGTCGTCGAGAACACCGACTCCCTCGAGGCGTTCCACGAGCGCATCGAGGCGATCATCCGCGAGGGCGGCGCGGCGACCGACGGTGACGACGGCGAACCGGAATCGGAACCGGAACCGACACCAGACTCCGTCTCGAATACCGATCCATGACCGACATCTATCGCGTCGACATCGAGATCACGGCGCCGATCTACGACACCGAAGTCACGAGTCGGGTCGTCGACGCCGTCGCGAACATCTTTCCCAACGCCGACATAGCGGAGGAGTTCGGCGAAGTCAGGGGCGAAGCGCACGCGATGGACCACTTCTCGGACCTGCTCCACCGCCAGGAGATCCTCGACACCGCCCGCGGAGAGTTCTTCGCGAACCGCGAGGACGAGACGTTCACCTTCGCGCTGAAGAAGCAGGCGGCCTTCGAGGATCGGATCAACTTCTCCGTGGGCGAGCCGGACGAACTCGGCGAGATCGCCGTTCGGGTGCGGGTCGAAGAGCCGACGCTCGAGGAGTACGTCGACCACATCGCACCGCCGACCGAGGACGGCCGACCGGTCGACGCCTGAGCGCGCTCGACGGAACTCGTCGCCTCGGATCCGCTCGTCGTGTCCCACCCACCGCGTCTCCCCCTCGCAGCCCTCCCTTCGCTCCGTCCCCGCGACCGTCGGCTATCGTCTCGAGTCGGCGAACCCGTTTCCGCACTGCTCGCAGCGAGCGAACGACGGGCGGGGAGTGAAAGGCCACCGACACGTACACCGAGGGGATGCACGACACGATCACCGTCTCGGAGATCATGGTCACCGACGTCGTCACCGCCACGCCGGACACCACCGCCTCCCGCGCCGCGACGCTGCTGCGCGACGAGGGCGTCAGTTCTGTCGTCGTCGTTCGCGACGGCGCGCCGATCGGCATCGTGACCGAAGGCGACTTCCTCACGCACCTCTGCGAGCGCACCGATCTCGGCAGCGTCGAACTGACCGACGTGCTGTCTGCGCCCCTCGAGACGATCTCCCCCGAGACGACGATCATCGACGCCGTCGGCGTCCTGCAGGAGAACGGGCTCGAGCACCTCCCGGTCGTCGAGCGCGAAGCGGGCGATAGCGACGCTCACGGTGACCTCGTCGGTATCCTCACCACGACGGAGCTCAGCTACTACGTCCCCCACCTCGCCCATCGGACGGGCGGCCTCGAGGCCGAGCGCCCGCGACAACGAGTTCGGACCGACACGCAGTACGAGCGCGACGACTGGACGTTCGAGTACCGCGCCGAGAACGAGTCGACCGTCGACGTCGGCGACGTCGCTCGGTTCTCGAAGGTGCTCTCGGAGAGCGACGTCGAGGCGTTCGCCGAGATCAGCGGCGATACGAACCGCCTGCACCTCGACGCGGCCTACGCGGCCGAGACCAGATTCGGCGAGCGGATCGTCCACGGCGTCCTCGCAAACGGGCTGATCAGCGCCGCGCTCGCCCGCCTGCCGGGGCTGACGATCTACCTCTCACAGGAGAGCAGCTTCCTCGCGCCGGTGCCGATCGACGACCGAGTGACGGCCGTCTGCGAGGTCGTCGACGACCTGGGCCGCTCGAAGTACCGGATCGAGACGACCGTCACCGACGGCGACGACACGACCGTGCTCGAGGGCGACGCCGTCGTCCTCATCGACGAACTCCCGCCCGAGGCGACGGCCGAGGACGAACAAGTGACCGTCGATTGAGGCCGGAGACGGTATCGCCGACGCCACCGACGACACCGAACTGAGACCGCTGACTCGAGTCGGTTGCGGACCGCCGATCCGTGTCGGTTACGTACAGTCGCCGGCCGCGTCGACCGATTGCTCGCCCGTTTCCTTGTGGTTCTGAGCCGCAATGCGGTCGCCGTCGGCCGCGGCGATCGCCCACTCCTCGAAGGCCGCCGCGGCGTCGGTGAGGTGCTCGCTCTGGCAGATCGCTGTTTCGACGTGCTCTGCGATCCCGCTCGGCGGCTCCTCGTCCTCCTCGAAGGTCGTCGTCGCCGTCTCGAAGGCCGACTCGGCGGTACCGAAGGCGGTCTCCGCCTCCCCGAAGTCCCTGTTCTCCATGTGGTCGCGGCCCGCCTGCAGGCGCTCGTAGCCGTCGAGCAGCGACTCGAGCCCGTCGCCGAGCGTCGCGAGCGACGCGGTCGCGTCGCCCAGCGTCGCGACGCCGTCCGCGAGTTCGGCGGGGTCGATCCGGACCAGTCGCTCGAACGCCTCGTCGAACGATTCGACGTCGGCGGCCGCCTCCGCGTGGTTCGTCTCGGCGGCCGCGAACTCGTTCGTTCGCTCGTCGATCGTCGCGGACGCCTCCTCGAGGTCGTCGTCCGCGTCGCCACCGTCGCCCTCGGCGTCGTCGCCGCCGATCGCCCCGAAGACGCTCTCGAGGTCCTCCTCGAGCGTCTCGTCGGTGACCGTCTCGGTCACGTCGACCAGTCGCTCGAGGACGGCCGCGTACGTCCGCAGGAGTTCGATTTCGGACTCGCGGTCGTCGTCCAGTTCGTCCGCCGCCGTCTCGAGGTGTTCCCGGGCGCTCTCGATCCGTTCGGTCGGGACCGAAGCGTCGAACTCGACGTCGGTGGGGTCCTCGACGTCGTCCGCGGCGAACAGGGCGAGGGCGGCCTCGTTCAGTTCGCCGACGGCGCGGTCGAGTTCGCGGTCGCCGGTCCGATCGGCGACCGCGACGGAGTCGCCGTTCGAATCGGTACCGGGGAGATCATCGAGACAGCCGGCCATCGCGGCCAGCGTGGCGAGGGGGACGCCAGTGCGCGTGAGATACTGCCGACGGTTCATCGACTCGAGGATACGTCTAGAGGAACATGAACGTAGTGGCAGCCGACAATACGTGTCTCGAGTCCGAAACGAACGGGCTCGAGGGGAGAATCGATCGGCGGTGAGTCGAGTGAGGGTCGCGTCGCGATCAGCCGAACGGCCCCATACCGCCCATGCCACCGCCGCCACCGCCGCCGCCCTGCTGCATCTGTTTCATCATGCGCTGCATCTCCTGTTCGGAGCCCATGCCCTGGAACTGCTTGATCGTCTTCTCCATCATCTTGTACTGCTGGAGCAGTTCCCGGACCTCGTCCTCGCTGGTACCCGAGCCGCGGGCGATGCGTTCGATCTGGCTGGCGCCGATGGCCTTCGGGTACTCCTTCTCGGCCTCGGTCATCGAGTCCATGATGACCGAGAACGTGCGCATCCGTTCCTGGGTGACGTCCATCGCGTCGTCGGGCAACTGGTCCTTGATCCCGCCGCCGAAGCCGGGGATCATGTCCATCACCTGATCCAGCGGCCCCATGTTGTTCATCGCCTCCATCTGCTTTTGCATGTCGTGGAGGGTGAACGAGCCCTGGAGCATGTCCTCGGGGTCCCAGTCGTCCTCCTCCATCTCGGTCTGCTCCATGGCGCGCTCGACGCGTTCCGCGAGCTGGCCGAGGTCGCCCATGCCGAGCAGCCGTGAAATGAAGCCGTCGGGCTCGAAGCGCTCGATGTCCTGGACCTCCTCGCCGGTCCCGAGGAAGGCGATCGAGGAGTCGGTCTGGTCGACCGCCGTCAGCGCGCCGCCACCCTTCGCGGTCCCGTCGATCTTCGTGATGACGACGCCGTCGATCCCGATCGACTCGTCGAACTGCTGGGCCTGGTCCTTGGCTCCCTGCCCGATCGCCGCGTCCAGCACGAGCAGCGACGTGTCGGGATCCGCGACGTCCTCGATCTCCTCGATCTCGTCGATCAACTCGTCCTCGAGCGCGTGGCGACCCGCCGTGTCGACGATGTGGACGTCGGCCTCGCTGGTCTCCGCTAAGCCCTTGCGGGCGATCTCGACCGGATCGTCGTTGTCCGGGTTCCCGTAGAAGTCGACCTCCGCGCGCTCGGTCATCTCCTTGGCCTGCTCGTAGGCGCCGGGACGGAAGGTGTCGGTCTGGATCACGGCGGGGCGAAGCCCCTTCGTCGAGAACCACCAGGCCATCTTCGCCGCGGAGGTCGTCTTCCCGGAACCCTGCAGCCCGGCCAGGAGAATGGTCTGTTCCTCGAGGGGCAACTCCGTCGAGTCACCGATGAGGGCGACCAGTTCCTCGTAGACGATGCGGAGGACGAAGTCCCGCGCCGGCGTGCCGGCCGGGGGCTCCTCCTCGAGGGCTCGCTCCTTGATGTTGTCCGACAGCTCCATCACGAGCGAGACGTCGACGTCGGCGGAGAGCAAGGAGCGCTGGATCTCCTTGACGATCTCCTCGATGTCCTCCTCGCTGATGCGTGACTTCCCGCGGAGCTTATCTAAGGTTCCCCGCAGAGAACTCCCGAGATCGTCGAGTACCATTTGCTCAGTCTACGGGGCGATGGCGTTAAAGGCTTTTTCTACTCTCCACACCGCGCACGGAATATCGAGAACCGGTTACCGGGTCCGTTCTCGAATATCCGGCTCGTCGACAATCGATGCGGTGTCCGCTCGAGGAGGCGCCGACCGTCGCGGCGTCGATGCGTATTTCACTCGAGGGCCGCGAAGTCGGTCGTATGAGCGAAGACGGCGACGAAGACGACGCGATCGCTGACCCCAGCAACTACGAGGCGCTCGAGGACGCCGACGTCACGATGCGCGAAACCGAACACGGCCTCCACATCGCCGACGACGAGGTCACCGGGGTCTCGAGCCAGGGCCAGACTCCCGACGAGGCCCTGCGAAACCTCGCGGAGGCCGTCCGATCCTACCGGGAGGCGACGGACGACGACACGGGCGACGACTGGCTGTGAGCGCGCCAGTGCCACCGAATCCAGCAACGACGGCGATAGCGCCGGCGATGCGAACCGGTATGCGAGTAGACAGATTCTTTCGATAGTCACACCAGAGTAACTATTCGTTCCAGCGGTGAACTGGAACACTGTCGCATGGACGAGACACGATCCGATTCGTCACGGCGAAGCGACTCGACGACCGACTCGGCGATGGCTCGACGCCGCGTGCTTCGGGGCGGAACCGGGCTCGCGGCGACGGCCCTCGGCATCGCGACGCTCGGGGGTCAGGCCGCCGCGCACTTCCCGGCGGACCTCGAGATCGACGTCAAACCGGGCACCGATCGAGCGCCGATCAATCCGAACAGTTGCGGCGTGATCCCGGTCGTCGTCCGACAGACCGACGAGTTCGATCCGACGAGCGAAGTCGTCCGATATCGGTTCGGCGCACCCGACGTCGTAGCGGACGGCGGCGGTGCACGACCGATGCACGACGGTCACGCGATCGACATGAACGGCGACGGGCGGGACGATCTCCTGTTGCTGTTCCCGGCCAACGACGCCGGGTTCGACGGCGACGAATCGGCCGCCCGACTCGAGTGGGAACGGAGCGAGGACGGAGCGCACGGACTCGCGGGGACGGCGCCGATCAGAATCGTCGGTCGACGCGGACGGTAACGACGCTGCGGCGACGACCGCCACCGGGCTCGTTTTTCTTCCGGCCGCACCCGTCGCGCGTCGTGTCAGTTCGACTGGAGCGAAAGCGTTCGCTCGCGGACCGGCGTCGATCAGTGTGCGACGACGACGAGCGCCGTACAGACGGCCATGAACGCGACGTGGGGAACGAACGCGCGATAGGCCAGACGCCTCGAGTCGGCCATCGTCGCGGCGACCTGCCAGGCGATCAGCCCGCTCCAGGCGACGGCGAGCCAGAGCCAGTCGGCGACGAAGAACGCGTCCCAGGCCGAAACGAGCGCCGGCTCCGCGCCCGCGGGGAGGTCAAGCGGGATGCCCAACCCGTTCGCGAACGCGTTCAGGCTCTCGCCGCCGTCCTCGAGCAGGCCCCCGATAACGTGGGCGCCCAGCGAGTACATGATTCCCAGCGGCGCGTACGCGAGCCCGAACTTCGTGAACGACTCGGTCCAGTCGAGGCCGCCCCAGTCGCTCGCGAGCCGATTGACGGCCGTGAATCCGAGCAGCGTCGCCGCGATGCTCGTCAGATACGCCACCGTGGGCGTGAGCAGCCCCGGGAGTCCCCCGACCAGCGCCGTCGACTCGACGGCGTCACCGAGGACGTGATCGATCGGGAAGACGGCCCAGATGACCAGCGCGACGATCGCCTCGTCGACCAGCGGGATGCGCTCGGTGACGATCTTCGACCCCGGCCACCGAAAGCGAAGGTCCACGTCTTCGTCCGGTCGTTCGGTCGTACACTTCATGCAGACCGTACACCGGCGGTCCGTGCTCAGGTACTCGCTCCGGTACTCGAGGGTCGCACACTGGACGCCGGTCTCGCTCCGCTGGGCGATCTCGAGCGGCGAGAGCTTCGACGTGACGCTCATCACCCCAGTCGCGGGACAGACGTACCGACAGAACGCCTGTCGCCGATAGACGAGGCTGACCGCGACGGCGACGCCGAGGATCGCGAGCCAGTAGTACGGAATCAGACGCGGCGTGTAGGCGACGCCGACCTTGTACATCGGCCACCGGGCCAGCGCGAACGTCACCGCGGTCAGCGACAGGACCGACAGCGGCAGCCCGTAGACGACCCACTTCCGGTGGGAGTACATCGGGAAGTGTCGCTGCAGTCCGAACCGCTGGGTGAGCCTGACGATCGCGCCGAGCGGACAGAAGAAACACCAGATCCGACCCAGGAACAGCAGGCTGAGGATCATCGCCGGCGACCACCACAGGTCGAAGAAGGCCACGGCTCCGAAGTTCGCGCTCGAGTCCGTCGGGCCGACCGCGGCCCGATAGATCGCGTACACGAAGAGCGCGGCGGTGAGTAGATTGACCGCCGGCTGGACGTACTCGTTCGTGAACAGGAATCGGACGACCCGATTCCGGGTGATCGTGATTCCATCGCTCGACTCGGTCTCTGTCGCCATAATCGCTCGTCCGGCCGATAGCGAGGTTAATTATCTTGTTTAGTAGACGAAATAAGATCGCGGCGATGTGCCGCAGCCGTTATGTTCGGCGATATCGTGTCAATTCGCATCGATTGCGGGATCGCGCCGAGACCGTCCCGCGGACGAGATCCCTCGAGTCGCAGGCTCCGGTTTTACGCGCGCAGCCGTGGTCGGCTCGCGTATGGACGAGTACGACGTAGTCGTGATCGGCGGCGGATCGGGGAGTCAGGTCGCGACGGCGGCCGCCGAGCGAGGTCTCGAGGCGGCCGTGATCGAGCGCGGCCCGCTCGGCGGCGCCTGTATCACGCGGGGCTGTGTTCCCTCGAAGGCGCTCATCCACCGGGCCGATATCGCCGAGACGGTCCGCCGCGCCGGGGAGTTCGGCGTCGGTGCCGCGCTCGAGGGCGTCGACTACGGCGAGATCACGGCGGCGATCCACGAGACGGTCTACGAGAAGGCGGATCGACAGCGGGCGAGTCTGGAGGACGCCGAGAACGTCGCGCTCTACCGCGGCGAGGGCCGGTTCGTCGACGAGCGGACGCTCGCGGTTGACCTGAACGACGGGGACGAGGTCGAACTTCGGGGCGACAGCGTCGTCATCGCGGTCGGCAGCCGGCCGTTGGTGCCGCCGATCGACGGCCTCGAGGACGTCGATTTCCTCACGAGCGACGACGCGCTCTTCCTGGACGAGAGACCGGATTCGCTGGTCGTCGTCGGCGGGGGCTACATCGGCGCCGAACTGGGCTACTTCTTCGCCGCAGTAGGGACGGACGTCTCGATCGTCGGGCGCAGCGAGCGACTCGTCCCCCGGGAGGACGACG from Haloterrigena sp. KLK7 includes these protein-coding regions:
- a CDS encoding nucleoside monophosphate kinase, translating into MHVIGTVGLPGSGKGEAATVAREHGIPVVTMGDVVRQETADRGLDPTKDHGKVAQALRDENGPTAIAERSLPMIEDRLEDHDTVLVDGIRSDTEVDIFEERFGEAFTLVSIEAPFEVRAERIDARGRDASEDDGGEGLAARDERERGFGMDDAMDRADVVVENTDSLEAFHERIEAIIREGGAATDGDDGEPESEPEPTPDSVSNTDP
- a CDS encoding RNA-binding domain-containing protein codes for the protein MTDIYRVDIEITAPIYDTEVTSRVVDAVANIFPNADIAEEFGEVRGEAHAMDHFSDLLHRQEILDTARGEFFANREDETFTFALKKQAAFEDRINFSVGEPDELGEIAVRVRVEEPTLEEYVDHIAPPTEDGRPVDA
- a CDS encoding CBS domain-containing protein; the encoded protein is MHDTITVSEIMVTDVVTATPDTTASRAATLLRDEGVSSVVVVRDGAPIGIVTEGDFLTHLCERTDLGSVELTDVLSAPLETISPETTIIDAVGVLQENGLEHLPVVEREAGDSDAHGDLVGILTTTELSYYVPHLAHRTGGLEAERPRQRVRTDTQYERDDWTFEYRAENESTVDVGDVARFSKVLSESDVEAFAEISGDTNRLHLDAAYAAETRFGERIVHGVLANGLISAALARLPGLTIYLSQESSFLAPVPIDDRVTAVCEVVDDLGRSKYRIETTVTDGDDTTVLEGDAVVLIDELPPEATAEDEQVTVD
- a CDS encoding 4Fe-4S binding protein, whose protein sequence is MATETESSDGITITRNRVVRFLFTNEYVQPAVNLLTAALFVYAIYRAAVGPTDSSANFGAVAFFDLWWSPAMILSLLFLGRIWCFFCPLGAIVRLTQRFGLQRHFPMYSHRKWVVYGLPLSVLSLTAVTFALARWPMYKVGVAYTPRLIPYYWLAILGVAVAVSLVYRRQAFCRYVCPATGVMSVTSKLSPLEIAQRSETGVQCATLEYRSEYLSTDRRCTVCMKCTTERPDEDVDLRFRWPGSKIVTERIPLVDEAIVALVIWAVFPIDHVLGDAVESTALVGGLPGLLTPTVAYLTSIAATLLGFTAVNRLASDWGGLDWTESFTKFGLAYAPLGIMYSLGAHVIGGLLEDGGESLNAFANGLGIPLDLPAGAEPALVSAWDAFFVADWLWLAVAWSGLIAWQVAATMADSRRLAYRAFVPHVAFMAVCTALVVVAH
- a CDS encoding signal recognition particle protein Srp54 — protein: MVLDDLGSSLRGTLDKLRGKSRISEEDIEEIVKEIQRSLLSADVDVSLVMELSDNIKERALEEEPPAGTPARDFVLRIVYEELVALIGDSTELPLEEQTILLAGLQGSGKTTSAAKMAWWFSTKGLRPAVIQTDTFRPGAYEQAKEMTERAEVDFYGNPDNDDPVEIARKGLAETSEADVHIVDTAGRHALEDELIDEIEEIEDVADPDTSLLVLDAAIGQGAKDQAQQFDESIGIDGVVITKIDGTAKGGGALTAVDQTDSSIAFLGTGEEVQDIERFEPDGFISRLLGMGDLGQLAERVERAMEQTEMEEDDWDPEDMLQGSFTLHDMQKQMEAMNNMGPLDQVMDMIPGFGGGIKDQLPDDAMDVTQERMRTFSVIMDSMTEAEKEYPKAIGASQIERIARGSGTSEDEVRELLQQYKMMEKTIKQFQGMGSEQEMQRMMKQMQQGGGGGGGGMGGMGPFG